A window of the Lactuca sativa cultivar Salinas chromosome 5, Lsat_Salinas_v11, whole genome shotgun sequence genome harbors these coding sequences:
- the LOC111892479 gene encoding uncharacterized protein PB18E9.04c, with translation MAQSMVCHIMLLVMFVLVEFGDANTPPGIANNPSHATCKDPSYKECHNLVHVCPKFCPDSCTVHCQSCKPICGSDTAPSPPEIEPPPTVTPSPPVYTPPSPTPTPKPSSPPPPTPSPPTSSSPPPTTSSPPKPTSPPPTTPSPPTESTPLTPTPSSPPPTTPSPPTESTSPTPTSPSPPVEHTPPTPTPSSPPPPTPSPPTSSSPSPITPSPPIEYTPPTPTPSSPPPTTPSPPTESTPLTPTPSSPPPTTPSPPTESTPPASPSPPIEHTPPTPTPSSSPPPTPSPPTSSSPSPTTPSPPIEYTPPTPTPSSPPPTTPSPPTESTPLTPTPSSPPPTTPPPTWSASPSKPKKVKCKNHNYPKCYAFEHVCPASCPGQCEVDCVTCKPVCNCDMPGAVCQDPRFIGGDGITFYFHGKKDQDFCLVADNNLHINGHFIGKRNKNMGRDFTWVQSIGVLFNNHKVQISAQKTSSWDDTIDRISVTFDGENIYLPKTEGAKWQSSTTSITRTHDTNHIIVEVENLYKITAKVVPITKEESRIHKYDITNDDCFAHLDLKFKFFSLSNEVDGVLGQTYRNDYVSKVKMGVLMPVMGGDSKFVSTNSFATDCSVAKFKGIQEDGSSFNLQLPSLSCQSGIEGRGVVCKR, from the exons ATGGCTCAGTCAATGGTTTGTCATATTATGTTACTTGTGATGTTCGTCCTTGTGGAATTTGGTGACGCAAATACTCCACCGGGAATTGCTAACAATCCTAGCCATGCAACTTGTAAGGACCCGAGTTACAAAGAATGTCACAACTTGGTGCATGTTTGTCCTAAGTTTTGTCCGGATAGCTGCACTGTTCATTGTCAATCATGCAAACCTATTTGTGGCAGCGACACCGCACCATCACCACCAGAAATAGAACCACCTCCCACTGTTACTCCTTCACCGCCGGTGTATACACCTCCGTCACCAACACCAACACCAAAGCCGTCATCACCACCTCCACCAACCCCTTCACCaccaacatcctcctcaccaccTCCCACCACCTCTTCACCACCTAAACCAACCTCACCACCTCCCACAACCCCTTCACCACCAACAGAGTCCACACCTCTAACACCAACACCTTCCTCACCACCTCCCACCACACCTTCACCACCAACAGAGTCCACATCACCCACACCCACCTCTCCTTCCCCACCGGTAGAGCACACACCACCAACACCAACGCCGTCATCACCACCTCCACCAACCCCTTCACCACCGACATCCTCCTCACCATCTCCCATCACCCCTTCACCACCTATAGAATACACACCTCCGACGCCTACACCATCCTCACCACCTCCCACAACCCCTTCACCACCAACAGAGTCCACACCTCTAACACCAACACCTTCCTCACCACCTCCCACCACACCTTCACCACCAACAGAGTCCACACCACCCGCCTCTCCTTCCCCACCGATAGAGCACACACCACCAACACCAACGCCGTCATCATCACCTCCACCAACCCCTTCACCACCGACATCCTCCTCACCATCTCCCACCACCCCTTCACCACCTATAGAATACACACCTCCGACACCTACACCATCCTCACCACCTCCCACAACCCCTTCACCACCAACAGAGTCCACACCTCTAACACCAACACCTTCCTCACCACCTCCCACCACAC CGCCTCCTACATGGTCTGCTTCACCTTCTAAACCAAAAAAAGTCAAGTGCAAAAACCACAACTACCCAAAATGTTACGCCTTCGAGCATGTCTGTCCTGCTTCTTGTCCTGGTCAGTGTGAAGTTGATTGTGTTACTTGCAAGCCAGTTTGCA ATTGTGATATGCCTGGAGCAGTGTGTCAAGATCCTCGTTTCATTGGTGGTGACGGCATCACTTTCTACTTCCATGGAAAGAAGGATCAAGATTTCTGCCTTGTTGCCGATAACAACCTCCACATCAATGGCCACTTCATTGGCAAGAGAAACAAAAACATGGGTAGAGACTTTACCTGGGTCCAATCTATTGGGGTTCTTTTTAACAACCACAAAGTACAAATCAGTGCGCAAAAGACTTCCTCTTGGGATGACACCATTGACCGAATCTCTGTTACATTTGATGGGGAAAACATTTATCTCCCAAAAACCGAAGGTGCCAAATGGCAATCTTCTACGACATCAATTACTAGGACACATGACACCAATCATATCATTGTTGAAGTTGAAAACCTCTACAAGATCACAGCCAAAGTGGTTCCTATAACAAAAGAAGAATCAAGAATCCATAAGTATGATATAACCAATGATGATTGCTTTGCCCATCTTGATCTCAAGTTCAAGTTCTTCTCCTTGAGTAATGAAGTGGACGGAGTTCTGGGACAGACTTATAGGAATGACTATGTGAGCAAGGTGAAGATGGGGGTGTTAATGCCTGTGATGGGAGGAGATAGTAAGTTTGTGAGTACAAATTCTTTTGCGACTGATTGTTCTGTTGCAAAGTTTAAGGGTATCCAGGAAGACGGTTCCTCATTCAACTTGCAGTTGCCAAGCTTGAGCTGCCAAAGCGGTATAGAAGGGCGAGGCGTCGTATGCAAGAGATAG